A window of the Brassica napus cultivar Da-Ae chromosome C5, Da-Ae, whole genome shotgun sequence genome harbors these coding sequences:
- the LOC106365581 gene encoding putative pentatricopeptide repeat-containing protein At1g16830: protein MLWRCNWIKQRKKLINTLSFSSLHTHSSPNPNQISDLSRHRAASPKPPLTHDDVYSRLRESSPDLKTLTFFFSCAKQSNYFHDDRAFDHMVSVVERLTHQHKSIDRIIEALTLSGCAIKPRVLLLLLEIFWRGHVYDKAIEVYKGMSTFGYVPNTRAMNMMMDVLFKYNLVDRALEVFEGIRVRNFFSFDIALSHLCNSRKDLDLVRVKMVLKMMIREGFYPNGERFGQVLGVFCRSGCVAEGYQVVGLMICSGVSVSVNVWSMLVSGFFRSGEPRKAADLFNKMGCSPNLVTYTSLIKGFMDYGMVEEAFSVVSIMQSKGLAPDLVFVNVMIHTFTRLGRFEEARNVFLHSLKNGNLVADRYTFATMLSSLCVSRDFDLRITIGTETELDLVMGNSLMNYLCKVGNTLAALKVFRNMSNRDLALDCYTYTGFLTALCQGEAYGHALNMYDEIIKRKRIRLDAHFHTVMIDSLVELGEYSSAMRLFNRCVLEKRELDVVSYTVAIKGLVRGRRMEEACSLLEKMKEDGVMPNARTYRTVISGLCGEKDKDRLRKVLRECIEEGVELDPNTKFKVVCFLSRYPRDCSEFRSVFEKWRENVDVSDSYDELSVSAG, encoded by the coding sequence ATGCTATGGAGATGCAACTGGATAAAGCAGAGGAAGAAACTCATTAACACGCTCAGCTTCTCCTCGCTTCACACTCACTCCTcaccgaacccaaaccaaatCAGCGACCTTTCTCGACACCGAGCTGCTTCTCCGAAACCACCGCTCACACACGACGACGTCTACTCTCGCTTAAGAGAATCCTCCCCCGATCTAAAAACCttaactttcttcttctcctgcgCGAAGCAGAGCAACTACTTCCACGATGACCGAGCCTTTGATCACATGGTCAGTGTTGTTGAGAGACTAACTCATCAACACAAGAGCATCGATCGAATCATAGAGGCGTTGACACTATCAGGCTGCGCAATAAAGCCTCGAGTTTTATTGCTGCTGCTCGAAATCTTCTGGCGCGGGCATGTGTACGATAAGGCTATAGAGGTTTATAAAGGCATGAGCACCTTTGGTTATGTGCCTAACACACGTGCCATGAATATGATGATGGATGTTCTTTTCAAGTACAATCTGGTCGATCGAGCTTTGGAGGTTTTCGAAGGGATCCGTGTTAGGAACTTCTTTAGTTTCGACATTGCGTTGAGCCACTTGTGTAATAGTAGAAAGGATTTGGATCTGGTTAGGGTTAAGAtggttttgaagatgatgattaGAGAAGGGTTTTATCCTAACGGAGAGAGGTTTGGGCAGGTTCTTGGTGTGTTTTGTAGAAGTGGATGCGTTGCTGAAGGTTATCAAGTGGTTGGGTTGATGATATGTAGTGGAGTCTCTGTCTCTGTTAATGTATGGAGCATGTTGGTTAGTGGGTTTTTCCGTTCGGGTGAGCCGCGGAAGGCGGCTGATCTGTTTAACAAGATGGGTTGTTCGCCGAATCTAGTTACGTATACTAGTTTGATCAAAGGGTTTATGGATTATGGAATGGTTGAAGAAGCGTTTAGTGTGGTGAGTATAATGCAGTCTAAAGGGTTGGCTCCGGATCTTGTTTTTGTGAATGTGATGATACATACGTTCACTAGACTCGGGAGATTCGAAGAAGCTCGTAACGTTTTTCTTCACAGTTTGAAAAATGGGAACCTTGTGGCGGATCGGTATACTTTTGCGACGATGCTCTCTAGTCTATGTGTGTCTAGAGACTTTGATCTGCGTATCACCATTGGAACTGAAACAGAGCTGGATCTTGTGATGGGAAACTCGCTCATGAACTATCTCTGCAAGGTAGGTAACACTTTGGCGGCGTTGAAAGTGTTCCGCAACATGTCTAACAGAGACTTAGCTTTGGATTGTTATACGTACACCGGCTTTCTCACTGCGCTTTGTCAAGGAGAAGCATATGGACATGCCCTGAACATGTACGACGAGATCATAAAGAGGAAGAGGATCCGTCTCGATGCTCATTTTCATACTGTGATGATCGACAGTCTTGTGGAGCTTGGTGAATACAGTAGCGCGATGCGTTTGTTTAACCGTTGTGTCTTGGAGAAGCGTGAGTTGGATGTTGTGTCGTATACGGTAGCGATTAAGGGACTTGTGCGTGGGAGGAGGATGGAGGAAGCTTGTTCTCTCttggagaaaatgaaagaagatGGGGTTATGCCGAATGCACGGACTTATAGGACTGTTATCTCTGGTTTGTGCGGGGAGAAGGACAAGGATAGATTGAGAAAGGTTTTAAGGGAGTGCATTGAGGAAGGAGTGGAGTTGGATCCTAATACTAAGTTTAAAGTGGTGTGTTTCTTATCTCGatatccaagagattgttccgAGTTTAGATCAGTTTTCGAAAAATGGAGGGAGAACGTTGATGTTTCTGATTCATACGATGAGTTATCTGTTTCTGCTGGGTGA
- the BNAC05G12850D gene encoding uncharacterized protein BNAC05G12850D, whose amino-acid sequence MARSLSISLSKVRLTAAASSLLPSSHLLSFRSQSSDRRGDLHETDTASPSDPLIQKLEDAVHRIFVRRAAPDWLPFVPGASYYVPPPGSGSQSHGVAQLVAKLANPLTDEETLSTNSSHGWPYSDYFLRGVQPRLMENKIETSSNTEYHSEDEEG is encoded by the exons ATGGCTCGTTCCCTttcgatctctctctctaaagtccGACTCACCGCAGCTGCATCCTCTCTCCTCCCTTCATCACACCTCCTTTCCTTCCGATCTCAATCCTCCGATCGTCGCGGCGATCTCCACGAAACCGACACCGCATCGCCGTCGGATCCTTTAATACAGAAGCTAGAAGACGCTGTTCACCGGATATTCGTACGCCGAGCTGCACCTGATTGGCTCCCGTTTGTTCCAGGTGCTTCCTATTACGTCCCGCCTCCAGGATCTGGATCCCAGAGTCATGGGGTCGCTCAGCTAGTTGCGAAGCTGGCTAATCCGTTAACCGATGAAGAAACACTCTCCACTAATTCGTCTCACGGATGGCCTTACTCTGATTATTTCCTCAGAG GTGTACAACCTCGATTGATGGAGAACAAGATCGAGACTAGTTCAAATACTGAGTATCACTCTGAGGACGAGGAAGGGTGA
- the BNAC05G12860D gene encoding uncharacterized protein BNAC05G12860D — MVGKVKRVQVFHLLCLCSVIFFFVFSANVSSEAVPPEDKTATVWLSRIKRSGNDYWSKFKETLGRGHSRFFPPNIDFRGKDDAAEMGAGEKMKEAVTRSFEHSKDTVEEAARSAAEVACDAAEAVKEKMKRSVSDGETKQHQQTEGTNEL; from the exons ATGGTAGGGAAAGTAAAGCGTGTGCAAGTTTTTCATCTGCTATGTCTATGTTCCGTGATCTTCTTTTTTGTATTCTCTGCGAATGTTTCCAGTGAAGCAGTGCCGCCGGAAGATAAAACGGCGACGGTTTGGCTATCTAGAATCAAACGGTCTGGTAATGATTATTGGTCGAAATTCAAAGAGACTTTAGGACGTGGTCACTCCCGCTTTTTTCCTCCTAACATAGA TTTTAGAGGAAAGGATGATGCAGCAGAGATGGGAGCGGGAGAAAAGATGAAAGAGGCGGTCACAAGGAGCTTCGAGCATAGTAAAGATACGGTGGAGGAAGCTGCCAGATCAGCGGCAGAGGTGGCGTGTGATGCAGCTGAAGCGGTGAAAGAAAAGATGAAGAGGAGCGTTTCCGACGGAGAGACGAAGCAGCATCAGCAGACGGAGGGTACTAATGAACTTTAA
- the BNAC05G12870D gene encoding uncharacterized membrane protein At1g16860, with amino-acid sequence MGSRYPSHQLGNGLFVSGRPEQPKERPPTMSSVAMPYTGGDIKKSGELGKMFEIPTDGSKSRKSGPIPGAPSRSGSFAQSGQGAPNASNARMSGSLASAAGSLSMKKTNSGPLSKHGEPLKKSSGPQSGGGTRQNSGPIPVLPATGLITSGPLNSSGAPRKVSGPLDSSGSLKTHMPSVVVHNPAVTTLGPPDDFSSLKSFPKPVLWLIVLIFIMGFLAGGFILGAVHNPMLLIVVAIFFAVVATLFIWNVCWGRRGVVDFVARYPDADLRTAKNGQYVKVTGVVTCGNVPLESSYQRVPRCVYTSTCLYEYRGWGSKPANSSHRLFTWGLRSSERHVVDFYISDFQSGLRALVKTGNGAKVTPLVDDSAVVDFKHGNEQMSPDFVHWLKRKNLSSDDRIMRLKEVYIKEGSTVSVIGVVQRNDNVLMIVPPSEPLAAGWQWRRCTFPTTLEGVVLRCEDSSNVDAIPV; translated from the exons ATGGGTTCGAGATACCCTTCTCACCAGCTCGGCAACGGCCTGTTCGTGTCTGGACGCCCCGAGCAACCCAAAGAACGACCTCCAACGATGAGCTCAGTAGCGATGCCTTACACGGGCGGCGACATCAAGAAATCAGGAGAGCTGGGGAAGATGTTCGAGATTCCAACGGATGGGTCCAAGTCAAGAAAGTCCGGTCCCATCCCCGGCGCTCCCTCAAGGTCCGGCTCATTCGCACAATCAGGTCAAGGAGCTCCCAACGCTTCTAATGCTCGTATGTCTGGCTCTTTGGCTTCCGCTGCTGGGTCTCTCTCCATGAAGAAAACGAACTCCGGACCTTTATCTAAACACGGAGAGCCTCTCAAGAAATCATCCGGCCCTCAATCCGGCGGCGGAACGCGGCAAAACTCCGGTCCTATCCCTGTTCTTCCGGCTACAGGTCTCATAACGTCAGGTCCTCTGAACTCATCTGGAGCTCCTAGAAAGGTTTCTGGTCCTCTAGACTCGTCTGGTTCGTTGAAGACTCATATGCCTTCCGTTGTTGTCCACAACCCGGCTGTTACTACCCTTGGTCCTCCGGATGACTTCTCCAGCCTCAAGAGCTTCCCTAAGCCTGTGCTGTGGCTGATCGTTCTTATATTTATAATGGGGTTCCTTGCCGGAGGCTTCATCCTCGGCGCAGTTCATAATCCGATGCTCCTCATTGTTGTTGCAATCTTCTTTGCAGTTGTTGCGACGCTTTTCATTTGGAATGTTTGTTGGGGGAGACGTGGCGTGGTAGATTTCGTTGCTCGTTATCCTGATGCTGACCTTAGAACTGCCAAAAATGGCCAATACGTGAAGGTCACTGGG GTGGTTACTTGTGGTAATGTGCCGCTGGAGTCATCATATCAGAGAGTTCCAAGATGTGTGTACACATCCACGTGTCTATATGAGTATCGTGGATGGGGTTCGAAACCAGCTAATTCTTCACATCGTTTGTTCACTTGGGGACTCAGATCATCAGAG AGACATGTGGTAGACTTTTACATATCAGATTTTCAATCTGGACTCAGAGCCTTGGTCAAAACCGGAAACGGTGCAAAGGTGACACCTCTTGTAGATGATTCTGCTGTGGTAGATTTTAAGCACGGAAATGAGCAAATGTCTCCAGATTTTGTTCATTGGTTAAAGAGGAAGAATCTATCAAGTGATGATCGAATAATGCGGCTCAAAGAAGT GTATATAAAAGAAGGAAGCACAGTGAGTGTGATTGGTGTTGTGCAGAGAAACGATAATGTGCTGATGATAGTGCCACCATCTGAGCCACTTGCAGCTGGTTGGCAATGGAGGAGATGCACTTTCCCAACAACCCTTGAAGGAGTTGTATTGAGATGTGAAGACTCTTCGAACGTTGATGCAATACCGGTTTaa
- the LOC106365577 gene encoding uncharacterized protein LOC106365577 isoform X2 has product MFRSVVRITSRNLNLNLNRRSLIPNDAVSHFPSPPSASAATLIPSLDHALRRRFSSSKSTKSSITKTKKSEGKKSKSKGGESGAAAGAEDGEFGGSAGDDLEAGRAKRLADDEKTPSLDVGPNGRPLFTPRDVTLSKLSHKDIGSYFKFDEAALKAVLPEGLASGIEDEFKESWRPALLVRKSFLDLRDNFRRIADPPMWPSEGGVKPKKQIILDGPVKSGKSIALAMLVHWARDQGWLVLYAPKGRDWTHGGYFYKNQHTGFWDTPLQAESILKDFVKFNEPRLRELRCNVYDPIVLGEGAGVGYLKGQETMPIPEDSTLYDLVQMGINSTHAAVSVVVRLRKELSLVKDVPVLIAIDQYNNWFTFSEFEEPVTPRSCRPIHARELTTVNAFRSMMHDDMMVGAFSHSTAVGKLRKDLPDVPADARQNFPRYSLDEAEAVCYYYLRQRLVRREVFSEENWKKIYYLANGNGAEMRWLVPFMR; this is encoded by the exons atgtttagatCCGTCGTGAGAATCACCTCCAGGAATCTCAATCTCAATCTCAATCGGAGATCTCTGATTCCAAACGACGCCGTTTCTCATTTCCCTTCCCCTCCTTCAGCCTCCGCAGCAACACTCATCCCTAGCTTAGACCACGCTCTTCGCCGCCGCTTCTCATCTTCCAAGAGCACGAAATCTTCCATCACCAAGACGAAGAAGTCCGAAGGCAAGAAATCCAAATCCAAAGGCGGCGAATCCGGCGCCGCCGCCGGAGCCGAGGACGGAGAGTTCGGCGGCTCCGCTGGAGACGACCTCGAGGCGGGTCGCGCCAAGAGGCTGGCTGATGATGAGAAGACTCCGTCTCTGGATGTAGGTCCTAATGGGAGACCTCTGTTCACTCCCAGAGATGTTACGCTCTCGAAGCTCTCTCACAAGGATATCGGCTCCTACTTCAAATTCGA TGAGGCAGCGTTGAAAGCAGTTCTGCCGGAGGGGTTGGCTTCAGGGATTGAAGATGAGTTTAAAGAATCATGGAGACCTGCGTTGCTTGTGAGGAAGAGTTTCTTGGATCTCAGGGATAACTTCAGGCGCATTGCTGATCCTCCCATGTGGCCTAGTGAGG GGGGTGTGAAGCCTAAGAAGCAGATTATCTTGGATGGTCCTGTTAAGAGTGGAAAGAGCATTGCTTTAGCGATGCTTGTTCACTGGGCACGTGACCAAGGCTGGCTAGTTCTGTATGCACCCAAAGGCCGTGACTGGACTCATGGAGGCTACTTCTACAAGAATCAACATACAGGCTTTTGGGACACTCCTCTTCAAGCTGAGAGTATTCTCAAG GATTTTGTCAAGTTCAATGAACCTCGCTTAAGGGAGTTGCGGTGCAACGTCTATGATCCCATCGTGCTTGGGGAGGGTGCGGGTGTAGGATACTTGAAAGGGCAAGAGACTATGCCGATTCCCGAGGATTCAACTCTGTATGACCTTGTGCAAATGGGGATTAATAGCACTCACGCTGCTGTTAGTGTCGTTGTGCGACTTAGGAAAGAACTCTCACTCGTTAAAGATGTTCCAGTCTTGATTGCAATTGATCAA TATAACAATTGGTTTACGTTCAGTGAGTTTGAAGAGCCCGTGACACCACGTTCTTGCCGACCTATACATGCCAGAGAACTTACGACG GTGAATGCTTTTAGGAGCATGATGCATGATGATATGATGGTGGGTGCATTCTCACATTCAACAGCAGTAGGTAAACTACGCAAAGACTTGCCAGATGTTCCAGCCGATGCTCGTCAGAATTTCCCTCGTTATAGTTTAGATGAAGCAGAAGCTGTCTGCTATTACTACCTTCG GCAAAGACTGGTTAGGCGTGAGGTATTCTCAGAAGAAAACTGGAAGAAGATATACTATTTGGCTAATGGAAATGGGGCAGAGATGCGTTGGTTAGTCCCTTTCATGCGTTGA
- the LOC106365577 gene encoding uncharacterized protein LOC106365577 isoform X1: protein MFRSVVRITSRNLNLNLNRRSLIPNDAVSHFPSPPSASAATLIPSLDHALRRRFSSSKSTKSSITKTKKSEGKKSKSKGGESGAAAGAEDGEFGGSAGDDLEAGRAKRLADDEKTPSLDVGPNGRPLFTPRDVTLSKLSHKDIGSYFKFDEAALKAVLPEGLASGIEDEFKESWRPALLVRKSFLDLRDNFRRIADPPMWPSEGKGGVKPKKQIILDGPVKSGKSIALAMLVHWARDQGWLVLYAPKGRDWTHGGYFYKNQHTGFWDTPLQAESILKDFVKFNEPRLRELRCNVYDPIVLGEGAGVGYLKGQETMPIPEDSTLYDLVQMGINSTHAAVSVVVRLRKELSLVKDVPVLIAIDQYNNWFTFSEFEEPVTPRSCRPIHARELTTVNAFRSMMHDDMMVGAFSHSTAVGKLRKDLPDVPADARQNFPRYSLDEAEAVCYYYLRQRLVRREVFSEENWKKIYYLANGNGAEMRWLVPFMR from the exons atgtttagatCCGTCGTGAGAATCACCTCCAGGAATCTCAATCTCAATCTCAATCGGAGATCTCTGATTCCAAACGACGCCGTTTCTCATTTCCCTTCCCCTCCTTCAGCCTCCGCAGCAACACTCATCCCTAGCTTAGACCACGCTCTTCGCCGCCGCTTCTCATCTTCCAAGAGCACGAAATCTTCCATCACCAAGACGAAGAAGTCCGAAGGCAAGAAATCCAAATCCAAAGGCGGCGAATCCGGCGCCGCCGCCGGAGCCGAGGACGGAGAGTTCGGCGGCTCCGCTGGAGACGACCTCGAGGCGGGTCGCGCCAAGAGGCTGGCTGATGATGAGAAGACTCCGTCTCTGGATGTAGGTCCTAATGGGAGACCTCTGTTCACTCCCAGAGATGTTACGCTCTCGAAGCTCTCTCACAAGGATATCGGCTCCTACTTCAAATTCGA TGAGGCAGCGTTGAAAGCAGTTCTGCCGGAGGGGTTGGCTTCAGGGATTGAAGATGAGTTTAAAGAATCATGGAGACCTGCGTTGCTTGTGAGGAAGAGTTTCTTGGATCTCAGGGATAACTTCAGGCGCATTGCTGATCCTCCCATGTGGCCTAGTGAGGGTAAAG GGGGTGTGAAGCCTAAGAAGCAGATTATCTTGGATGGTCCTGTTAAGAGTGGAAAGAGCATTGCTTTAGCGATGCTTGTTCACTGGGCACGTGACCAAGGCTGGCTAGTTCTGTATGCACCCAAAGGCCGTGACTGGACTCATGGAGGCTACTTCTACAAGAATCAACATACAGGCTTTTGGGACACTCCTCTTCAAGCTGAGAGTATTCTCAAG GATTTTGTCAAGTTCAATGAACCTCGCTTAAGGGAGTTGCGGTGCAACGTCTATGATCCCATCGTGCTTGGGGAGGGTGCGGGTGTAGGATACTTGAAAGGGCAAGAGACTATGCCGATTCCCGAGGATTCAACTCTGTATGACCTTGTGCAAATGGGGATTAATAGCACTCACGCTGCTGTTAGTGTCGTTGTGCGACTTAGGAAAGAACTCTCACTCGTTAAAGATGTTCCAGTCTTGATTGCAATTGATCAA TATAACAATTGGTTTACGTTCAGTGAGTTTGAAGAGCCCGTGACACCACGTTCTTGCCGACCTATACATGCCAGAGAACTTACGACG GTGAATGCTTTTAGGAGCATGATGCATGATGATATGATGGTGGGTGCATTCTCACATTCAACAGCAGTAGGTAAACTACGCAAAGACTTGCCAGATGTTCCAGCCGATGCTCGTCAGAATTTCCCTCGTTATAGTTTAGATGAAGCAGAAGCTGTCTGCTATTACTACCTTCG GCAAAGACTGGTTAGGCGTGAGGTATTCTCAGAAGAAAACTGGAAGAAGATATACTATTTGGCTAATGGAAATGGGGCAGAGATGCGTTGGTTAGTCCCTTTCATGCGTTGA
- the LOC106365574 gene encoding ACT domain-containing protein ACR11: protein MVAMSSASGSALCFTDASSSPAIRRDLGSFCLPPSTITFGFVDKPIINLQRLRLSRLKPRAANATAVENGKQDSDEVPTPVVIVDQDSDPDATVVEVTFGDRLGALLDTMNALKNLGLNVVKANVYLDSSGKHNKFAITKADSGRKVEDPELLEAIRLTVINNLLEFHPESSSQLAMGAAFGVLPPTEQVDVDIATHIKIEDDGPDRSLLYIETADRPGLLVELVKMITDISVAVESGEFDTEGLLAKVKFHVSYRNKALIKPLQQVLANSLRYFLRRPSTNDSSF, encoded by the exons ATGGTGGCTATGTCCTCTGCTTCTGGTTCTGCTCTTTGTTTCACTGATGCTTCTAGTTCTCCCGCTATCAGACGTGATCTTGGATCTTTCTGTCTTCCTCCTAGCACAATCACGTTTGGATTTGTCGATAAGCCTATTATAAATCTTCAGCGACTCAG ATTATCTCGGTTGAAGCCTCGAGCAGCAAACGCTACTGCTGTGGAG aaTGGTAAGCAGGATTCTGACGAAGTCCCAACTCCAGTGGTCATAGTCGACCAAGATTCTGACCCTGATGCAACCGTCGTTGAAGTAACATTTGGAGACCGTCTCGGAGCTCTACTTGATACT ATGAATGCGCTGAAAAACTTGGGTCTGAATGTCGTCAAGGCTAATGTCTACCTCGATTCGTCTGGCAAACACAACAAATTTGCCATTACTAAAGC GGATAGTGGAAGAAAAGTAGAAGACCCTGAGTTGCTCGAGGCCATCCGTCTCACTGTCATAAACAATTTGCTTGAGTTTCATCCT GAATCAAGTTCTCAGTTGGCAATGGGAGCAGCTTTTGGTGTTCTTCCACCAACTGAACAG GTTGATGTGGACATTGCAACACATATCAAAATTGAAGATGATGGACCAGACCGCAG TTTACTGTACATAGAAACAGCGGATAGGCCTGGACTATTAGTTGAGCTGGTGAAGATGATTACAGATATCAGCGTAGCTGTCGAATCTGGAGAGTTCGACACCGAG gGTTTGTTGGCTAAGGTTAAGTTCCACGTAAGTTACAGAAACAAAGCCCTAATCAAGCCTCTTCAGCAG GTTCTTGCCAATAGTCTGAGGTACTTCTTGAGGCGTCCATCTACTAACGACTCCAGTTTCTGA
- the LOC106365575 gene encoding ubiquitin-conjugating enzyme E2 36, whose product MRYFNVMILGPTQSPYEGGVFKLELFLPEEYPMAAPKVRFLTKIYHPNIDKLGRICLDILKDKWSPALQIRTVLLSIQALLSAPNPDDPLSENIAKHWKSDEAEAVETAKEWTRLYASGA is encoded by the exons ATGCGCTACTTCAATGTTATGATTCTTGGTCCTACCCAGTCTCCTTATGAAG GTGGAGTTTTTAAGTTGGAGCTCTTTTTACCTGAAGAATATCCCATGGCAGCTCCCAAG GTTAGGTTTCTCACCAAGATTTACCATCCTAACATTGACAAG cTTGGAAGAATCTGCCTTGACATACTGAAAGACAAGTGGAGTCCTGCGCTACAAATAAGAACTGTGCTCTTGAG tattcaaGCTCTTCTAAGTGCACCAAACCCAGATGATCCCCTGTCTGAGAACATAGCTAAGCATTGGAAGAGTGATGAAGCAGAAGCTGTGGAGACAG CTAAGGAGTGGACTCGTCTATATGCAAGTGGCGCTTGA